The proteins below are encoded in one region of Nitrosomonas ureae:
- a CDS encoding quinone-dependent dihydroorotate dehydrogenase, whose amino-acid sequence MFYTLLRPLLFKLDPESAHRITFRVIEQISRLGLLKRVSISCRPISVMGLTFPNPVGLAAGLDKNGEHLDALAAMGFGFIEIGTVTPRPQPGNPTPRIFRVPEANAIINRMGFNNHGVEQLVENIQRSNYQGILGINIGKNFSTPLEKAIDDYLIGLQKVYCHASYVTINISSPNTKDLRQLQAADALDQLLSGLKSEQAKLAQIHGKYVPMVVKIAPDLDGKQIESIATLLLKHRIDGVIATNTTISRSGIEHLKLAQENGGLSGAPLTQNATAVIQQLHHFLQGAIPIIGVGGILSPDDAQDKLNSGASLLQLYTGLIYHGPGLIKEIAKLICVDSKNNHLPQ is encoded by the coding sequence ATGTTCTATACTCTGCTTCGTCCGCTGCTTTTTAAATTGGATCCGGAATCCGCTCACAGAATTACATTCAGGGTAATTGAGCAGATCAGTCGACTAGGCTTATTAAAGCGCGTTTCTATTTCCTGTCGACCGATAAGCGTAATGGGGCTTACATTTCCTAACCCTGTCGGACTGGCCGCCGGCTTGGATAAGAACGGCGAGCATCTGGATGCGCTTGCTGCGATGGGATTTGGTTTTATTGAAATTGGCACGGTCACGCCAAGACCCCAGCCGGGTAACCCAACACCCCGCATTTTCCGGGTACCCGAAGCAAACGCGATCATCAATCGCATGGGTTTTAATAATCATGGTGTCGAGCAGCTGGTTGAAAACATCCAACGTTCGAATTACCAAGGCATACTGGGCATCAATATTGGCAAGAATTTTTCCACGCCGCTAGAAAAAGCGATCGATGATTATTTGATCGGCTTACAGAAAGTTTATTGTCACGCCAGTTACGTGACAATCAATATTTCATCGCCCAATACAAAAGATTTACGGCAATTACAAGCTGCCGATGCTCTTGATCAGTTGTTGAGCGGATTAAAGTCCGAGCAAGCGAAATTAGCACAAATTCATGGAAAATATGTACCGATGGTGGTAAAAATAGCACCCGATCTTGATGGAAAACAAATCGAATCGATTGCTACGCTACTGCTGAAACATCGCATAGATGGCGTGATAGCTACCAATACGACGATTTCACGAAGTGGCATTGAACATCTGAAACTCGCGCAAGAAAACGGAGGACTCAGTGGTGCCCCATTGACTCAGAACGCTACAGCAGTAATTCAGCAATTGCATCATTTTTTGCAAGGCGCTATCCCAATCATCGGGGTCGGCGGCATCTTATCGCCAGACGATGCACAAGACAAATTAAACTCCGGAGCCAGCCTGCTCCAGTTATATACCGGTTTAATATACCATGGCCCCGGCTTGATCAAAGAAATCGCCAAACTGATTTGTGTTGATTCAAAAAATAACCATTTGCCACAATGA
- a CDS encoding arginyltransferase, whose product MPKFHTTNPYSCSYLPDRLACSEIATPEHLIDTKAYGKLVQAGFRRSGHYIYRPCCEHCQACQSVRVTVKTFTSKRAQRRAWKLHQHLVVTQHPLHYKPEHYALYQRYQSKRHLGGGMDNDCREQYHNFLLQSYVNSKLVEFHEADQLRMISIIDILPDGISSVYTFFDADIAHASFGTYNILWQIEQCRQLDLDYLYLGYWIKENKKMRYKANFQPLEVLINGRWQLPGSGNIL is encoded by the coding sequence GTGCCTAAATTTCACACCACCAACCCCTATTCCTGCAGTTATTTGCCTGATAGATTGGCATGCTCAGAAATCGCAACGCCAGAACATCTGATTGATACAAAAGCTTATGGGAAGTTAGTTCAGGCGGGCTTTCGTCGCAGCGGACATTATATCTATCGCCCCTGTTGTGAACATTGCCAGGCTTGTCAATCAGTGCGCGTTACTGTCAAAACTTTTACTTCCAAGCGAGCTCAACGACGCGCCTGGAAATTGCATCAGCATTTAGTGGTCACGCAACATCCATTGCATTACAAACCGGAACACTATGCACTTTATCAGCGCTATCAATCCAAGCGTCACTTGGGTGGTGGCATGGATAATGATTGTCGCGAGCAATATCACAATTTCTTATTGCAAAGCTACGTGAATTCGAAATTGGTAGAGTTTCATGAAGCCGATCAGTTACGTATGATCAGTATTATTGACATTCTCCCTGATGGTATTTCATCGGTATATACCTTTTTTGATGCAGATATCGCTCACGCAAGTTTTGGTACTTACAATATCCTATGGCAGATCGAGCAATGTCGGCAATTGGATCTGGATTATCTTTATCTCGGTTATTGGATCAAAGAAAATAAGAAAATGCGCTATAAAGCCAATTTTCAACCACTCGAAGTTTTGATTAATGGTCGCTGGCAACTGCCGGGCAGTGGCAATATTCTTTGA
- the aat gene encoding leucyl/phenylalanyl-tRNA--protein transferase, producing MNSSMRTFASFPPVENALSEPNGLLAIGGDLTPHRLLEAYSKGIFPWFNEDQPILWWSPDPRMVLFPHQLKISRSLRKAVKKTNYKICTDCNFTQVMQACAAPRDGQSGTWIHPQMIAAYTALHEIGLAHCVETWIDGELAGGLYGVALGKVFFGESMFSRVQDASKIALVHLVKQLQFWQFDLIDCQVKTHHLASLGAQEISRAEFSQKLDCLITTGFESGNKWNFERILIE from the coding sequence ATGAATTCCAGTATGAGAACTTTTGCATCTTTTCCGCCGGTGGAAAATGCGTTGAGCGAGCCAAATGGACTGCTGGCTATTGGCGGGGATCTTACTCCGCATCGCCTGCTTGAGGCCTATAGCAAGGGCATTTTCCCCTGGTTCAATGAAGATCAGCCGATTCTTTGGTGGAGCCCGGATCCGCGCATGGTGCTGTTTCCACATCAATTGAAAATCTCTCGTTCACTGCGCAAGGCTGTTAAGAAAACCAACTATAAAATTTGTACTGACTGCAACTTCACTCAGGTTATGCAAGCTTGTGCAGCACCACGCGACGGTCAGTCAGGTACCTGGATACACCCGCAAATGATCGCCGCTTATACTGCGCTCCATGAAATTGGATTGGCACATTGCGTGGAAACCTGGATCGATGGCGAGCTTGCTGGGGGACTGTATGGAGTCGCCTTGGGTAAGGTATTCTTTGGCGAATCGATGTTTTCGCGGGTTCAGGATGCATCAAAAATTGCTCTGGTTCATCTGGTAAAACAGTTACAATTCTGGCAGTTTGATCTGATAGATTGTCAGGTTAAAACCCATCATCTGGCATCCTTGGGTGCGCAAGAAATTTCCAGGGCAGAATTTAGTCAGAAATTGGACTGTCTAATTACAACTGGATTTGAATCCGGCAACAAATGGAACTTTGAACGCATTTTGATTGAATAG
- the atzF gene encoding allophanate hydrolase, with amino-acid sequence MMGKKLFPLGDIASLLQCYASDELSPTQLVEAIHAEIQNDPDHAWISTLPLEALKDYARKVEAADMASLPLYGIPFAIKDNIDLAGLPTTAACPAFAYSPSCSATVVKKLIDAGAIPIGKTNLDQFATGLNGTRSAYGACRNAFDPAYISGGSSSGSAVAVAKGQVCFSLGTDTAGSGRVPAAFNNLIGYKPTKGWLSTHGVVPACRSLDTVSIFAFTVVDVAHILETCVGYDAADIYSRKRKGHGFNFGTALHFRFGIPRKQHLKFFDNHDSERLFDETITRMQALGGEAVEVDFEPFLEAARLLYEGPWVAERYAAIQSFFELHGDQIIAPVHEIIATAKHRSATDVFNGFYQLRRIKQQADQIWTHVDCLLTPTTGTIYSIQAIQRDPIRLNTNLGYYTNFMNLLDYAAIAVPAGFQNNGLPFGITLAAPAHQDHPLLHLAHRLQQAQLLSLGATGIAMRQDAHFPAVPGSGQVRIAVCGAHLSGLPLNGQLTSRRGRLVTSTTTSPDYRLYALPGNPPQRPGLIRVNKNEQGVPIEVEVWELPMLELGSFVAGIPAPLGIGTITLANGETLLGFVCERYAVENTLDISQLGGWRNYLKQRDLS; translated from the coding sequence ATGATGGGAAAGAAGCTTTTCCCGCTGGGTGACATCGCATCTTTGCTGCAATGTTATGCGAGTGACGAACTCTCACCGACTCAATTGGTTGAAGCAATTCACGCCGAGATTCAGAATGATCCCGATCATGCCTGGATCTCTACACTTCCGCTGGAAGCATTGAAAGATTATGCCCGTAAAGTGGAAGCCGCAGATATGGCATCGCTCCCATTGTATGGCATACCTTTCGCCATCAAAGACAATATAGATTTAGCGGGATTACCAACTACGGCGGCTTGTCCGGCCTTTGCTTACTCGCCCTCATGTAGCGCAACTGTTGTGAAAAAATTGATCGATGCAGGTGCAATTCCTATCGGCAAAACCAATCTTGACCAATTCGCCACCGGACTAAACGGTACACGATCTGCTTATGGAGCTTGCCGGAACGCATTTGATCCTGCCTATATCTCCGGGGGCTCAAGTTCGGGTTCGGCTGTCGCCGTGGCCAAAGGACAGGTATGTTTTAGTCTCGGCACCGATACTGCGGGCTCCGGTAGAGTTCCCGCCGCTTTTAATAATCTGATCGGATATAAACCCACCAAAGGTTGGCTCTCGACGCATGGTGTGGTACCCGCCTGCCGTTCTCTTGATACGGTATCCATTTTCGCCTTTACTGTTGTTGACGTGGCACACATCCTGGAAACTTGTGTTGGCTACGATGCAGCGGATATTTATTCCAGGAAAAGAAAAGGGCACGGCTTCAATTTTGGCACCGCCCTCCATTTCCGTTTTGGCATTCCGCGCAAGCAACATCTTAAATTTTTTGATAATCATGATAGCGAACGGTTATTTGATGAAACCATAACGCGCATGCAGGCGCTGGGTGGGGAAGCTGTCGAGGTTGATTTTGAACCCTTTCTTGAAGCTGCCCGGCTTCTTTACGAAGGTCCTTGGGTAGCTGAACGTTATGCAGCGATTCAATCATTCTTTGAGCTGCATGGCGATCAAATCATTGCCCCGGTGCATGAAATCATCGCAACTGCGAAACATCGCTCAGCGACCGATGTGTTCAATGGTTTTTATCAATTACGCCGCATCAAACAACAGGCAGATCAGATTTGGACCCACGTTGATTGTTTATTAACACCCACCACAGGAACGATCTACTCCATTCAAGCCATACAACGGGACCCTATTCGTCTCAATACCAACCTGGGTTATTATACCAATTTCATGAATCTGCTTGACTATGCGGCAATAGCTGTCCCTGCTGGCTTTCAGAATAACGGACTACCGTTTGGCATAACGCTGGCAGCACCTGCTCACCAAGATCATCCATTACTGCATCTGGCCCATCGTTTACAACAGGCTCAATTACTCTCTCTAGGCGCAACTGGTATTGCAATGCGTCAGGATGCTCATTTTCCTGCCGTGCCCGGATCGGGACAGGTACGGATAGCTGTCTGTGGCGCACATTTATCCGGCTTGCCATTGAATGGACAATTAACCAGTCGTCGAGGCCGCTTGGTGACAAGCACCACCACTTCCCCTGACTACAGGCTCTACGCATTACCCGGAAATCCTCCGCAACGTCCTGGGTTAATTCGGGTCAACAAAAATGAGCAGGGGGTTCCGATTGAGGTGGAAGTTTGGGAGTTACCGATGCTCGAATTAGGAAGTTTTGTGGCCGGCATTCCAGCACCCCTCGGGATCGGCACCATTACGCTGGCGAACGGTGAAACGCTGCTCGGTTTCGTCTGCGAACGTTATGCCGTCGAGAATACATTGGACATCAGTCAATTGGGTGGATGGCGTAACTACCTGAAGCAACGGGATCTCTCATAA
- the uca gene encoding urea carboxylase yields the protein MFSKVLIANRGAIACRIIRTLRRMQITSVAVYTEADALSRHVTEADEVYCIGDGVAAESYLRPDKILQVAEQSGAQAIHPGYGFLSENAEFAAQCAAQNICFIGPTPQQMRAFGLKHTARALAMENQIPLLPGTGLLENLDAARHQAKHIGYPVMLKSTAGGGGIGMRLCWNQDELSGAYESVKTLAQNNFKDAGLFLEKYVDQARHIEVQIFGDGKGQVVALGERDCSMQRRNQKVIEETPAPNLAPHLRQALLDTAVRLGKAVNYQSAGTVEYIFDASTGQFYFLEVNTRLQVEHGVTEEATGFDLVEWMVRQAAGDMPSLDSFTIQPRGVSIQARVYAENPAKEFQPSSGTLTAVEFSAAARVETWIERGIEVSAYYDPMLAKIIVHAPERGEAITKLLAALENTSLYGIETNLAYLEQILHSAAFRNGQSNTQFLNGFHYQPHSINVLNAGVQTMIQDYPGRTGYWNVGVPPSGPMDNLAFRLANQLVNNLDDSAGLEITLAGPTLDFNCDSIIAICGAPMDILLDNEPLPQWQSHFVKAGARLQFGKIKQGGSRAYLAVYGGFQVPDYLGSKSTFTLGQFGGHAGRVLRTGDVLHIPPLPSPHPPVSRYLPHALIPQYANRWEIAVLYGPHGAPDFFTSADIEHFFAAEWKVHHNSSRTGVRLIGPKPQWARSDGGEAGLHPSNIHDNAYAIGAVDFTGDMPIILGPDGPSLGGFVCPVTIIQAELWKIGQLKPGDSIRFRPVSIGQASALEQQQNELIKNFETNNPERAHSISGEPGDPVLHRIPQSTEQMQVTYRQSGDKYLLIEYGPPVLDLNLRFRAHALMNWLQQRIDDGLSGILDLTPGIRSLQIHFESLQLSRDVLLELLIAGEKQLPAIDDMEVPSRIVHLPLSWNDIATQRAIEKYMQSVRSDAPWCPSNIEFIRRINGLESIEDVRNIVFAASYLVMGLGDVYLGAPVATPLDPRHRLVTTKYNPARTWTPENAVGIGGAYLCVYGMEGPGGYQFVGRTIPMWNRYRQTADFIDGKPWLLRFFDQIRFYPVSEDELLKLRKDFISGHFKLRIEETVLNLNQYNIFLQQQAASINAFKTTQQAAFEAERRHWEASNLSQYVNEDMLDESDAQSELDLPQGAQAISAQVTGTVWKLLAKEGDRIEAGKPVIVIESMKMEFAVDSPVTGTIRQLFCKQGGYVSAGQALFVIQEEK from the coding sequence ATGTTCAGCAAAGTACTTATCGCCAACCGCGGTGCAATCGCTTGTCGGATCATCCGTACACTGCGCCGCATGCAAATAACAAGCGTGGCCGTTTATACTGAAGCCGATGCGTTATCCCGCCATGTTACCGAAGCCGATGAAGTTTACTGCATTGGAGATGGCGTTGCAGCGGAAAGCTATCTGCGCCCGGATAAAATCCTTCAGGTTGCAGAACAATCCGGCGCTCAAGCCATCCATCCGGGTTATGGATTCTTAAGCGAGAATGCGGAATTTGCTGCGCAGTGCGCCGCGCAGAATATTTGCTTTATCGGCCCCACACCGCAACAAATGCGCGCTTTTGGTCTGAAGCATACTGCACGGGCTCTGGCGATGGAGAATCAGATACCGTTGTTACCCGGAACCGGCTTACTGGAAAACCTGGATGCTGCCCGTCATCAGGCTAAACATATCGGTTATCCCGTTATGCTGAAAAGTACCGCCGGCGGCGGCGGTATCGGTATGCGCCTGTGTTGGAATCAAGATGAATTGAGCGGCGCTTACGAATCCGTCAAAACGCTTGCGCAAAATAATTTTAAGGATGCCGGTTTATTTTTGGAAAAATATGTCGACCAAGCACGTCATATCGAGGTACAGATTTTCGGTGACGGCAAAGGTCAAGTCGTCGCCTTGGGCGAGCGCGATTGCTCCATGCAACGGCGTAATCAGAAGGTCATAGAGGAAACACCCGCTCCCAACCTTGCGCCACATCTGCGGCAGGCATTGCTGGATACCGCGGTACGCCTTGGCAAGGCCGTCAATTATCAATCCGCTGGCACCGTTGAATATATTTTTGATGCTTCTACGGGTCAATTTTATTTTCTCGAGGTTAACACGCGCCTGCAGGTTGAACACGGCGTAACCGAAGAAGCAACCGGTTTTGATCTGGTGGAATGGATGGTGCGACAAGCCGCAGGTGATATGCCGTCGCTTGATTCCTTCACCATTCAGCCTCGCGGAGTTTCCATTCAAGCCAGAGTTTATGCCGAGAATCCTGCAAAAGAATTTCAGCCTTCGAGTGGTACCCTGACTGCAGTGGAGTTTTCTGCTGCCGCACGTGTCGAGACCTGGATTGAGCGCGGCATTGAAGTTTCCGCGTATTATGATCCGATGCTGGCGAAAATCATCGTCCACGCACCGGAACGCGGGGAAGCCATCACCAAATTGCTGGCTGCGTTGGAGAACACATCGCTATATGGGATTGAAACCAATCTCGCGTATCTGGAGCAAATACTGCACAGCGCGGCATTCCGTAACGGACAATCGAACACGCAATTTCTCAACGGATTCCATTATCAACCGCATAGCATCAACGTCCTGAATGCCGGTGTGCAGACCATGATCCAGGATTATCCGGGACGTACTGGTTACTGGAATGTGGGCGTTCCGCCTTCCGGGCCGATGGATAATCTGGCCTTCCGCCTGGCTAACCAATTGGTCAATAATTTGGATGATAGTGCCGGACTGGAAATTACCCTTGCAGGCCCGACACTGGATTTTAATTGCGACAGTATCATAGCCATTTGCGGTGCGCCGATGGATATATTGCTGGATAACGAACCGCTGCCTCAATGGCAATCCCATTTTGTCAAAGCAGGCGCACGCCTGCAATTTGGCAAAATCAAACAAGGTGGCAGCCGGGCTTATTTGGCTGTATATGGCGGTTTCCAAGTGCCGGATTACCTTGGCAGCAAATCCACTTTTACGCTCGGGCAATTTGGCGGGCATGCCGGGCGTGTATTACGTACCGGGGATGTGCTTCATATTCCTCCGCTTCCATCCCCTCATCCTCCTGTTTCACGGTATTTGCCGCACGCATTGATTCCGCAATACGCCAACCGTTGGGAAATTGCAGTCCTGTATGGCCCTCATGGCGCACCCGATTTTTTCACTTCCGCGGACATCGAACATTTTTTTGCCGCTGAATGGAAAGTACACCACAATTCCAGCCGCACAGGCGTGCGGTTGATTGGTCCCAAACCACAATGGGCACGTAGCGACGGCGGGGAAGCCGGCCTGCATCCTTCCAACATTCACGACAACGCTTACGCCATAGGCGCAGTGGATTTTACTGGGGACATGCCGATCATCCTCGGTCCCGATGGCCCCAGCTTAGGGGGGTTTGTTTGTCCGGTCACCATTATTCAGGCAGAGCTTTGGAAAATCGGACAACTCAAGCCTGGCGACAGCATCCGCTTCCGTCCCGTATCGATAGGGCAGGCTTCTGCGTTGGAACAACAACAGAATGAATTAATCAAGAATTTTGAGACGAATAACCCTGAAAGGGCTCATTCCATTTCCGGAGAACCGGGAGATCCTGTTCTCCATCGTATTCCCCAAAGTACAGAACAGATGCAGGTGACTTATCGTCAGTCCGGTGACAAATACCTGCTGATTGAGTACGGGCCGCCGGTACTTGATCTCAATTTGCGCTTCCGTGCTCATGCCTTAATGAACTGGTTGCAGCAACGGATCGATGACGGACTTAGTGGCATCCTGGATCTGACACCCGGAATCCGCTCCTTGCAAATCCACTTTGAATCCTTGCAGCTGTCGCGCGATGTATTACTGGAGCTTCTGATCGCAGGCGAAAAGCAATTGCCTGCGATTGATGATATGGAGGTGCCGTCCCGCATCGTTCACCTTCCTTTATCCTGGAATGATATCGCGACGCAACGGGCTATCGAGAAATACATGCAGTCAGTGCGTAGCGATGCACCCTGGTGCCCGAGCAACATTGAATTTATCCGCCGTATTAACGGACTGGAAAGCATTGAAGATGTCCGGAACATCGTTTTTGCAGCCAGTTATTTGGTTATGGGACTCGGGGATGTCTATTTGGGTGCCCCTGTGGCTACCCCGCTGGATCCCCGCCATCGTTTAGTGACTACCAAGTACAATCCAGCCCGCACCTGGACGCCTGAAAATGCGGTCGGTATAGGCGGCGCTTATTTATGCGTGTACGGCATGGAAGGGCCGGGCGGTTATCAGTTCGTCGGACGTACGATACCGATGTGGAATCGCTACCGCCAGACAGCAGATTTTATCGATGGGAAACCCTGGTTACTGCGTTTCTTTGATCAGATCCGGTTCTATCCGGTGAGTGAAGATGAATTGCTCAAGTTGCGCAAGGATTTTATTAGCGGACATTTTAAACTGCGTATCGAAGAAACTGTTTTAAACCTTAACCAATACAATATCTTCCTTCAGCAGCAAGCTGCCAGCATCAACGCTTTCAAAACCACGCAACAAGCGGCATTTGAAGCCGAGCGGAGGCACTGGGAAGCCAGCAATCTATCCCAATATGTCAATGAAGATATGTTGGATGAATCCGATGCGCAAAGCGAGCTGGACTTGCCGCAAGGTGCGCAGGCAATCAGCGCTCAGGTGACCGGTACCGTCTGGAAACTGTTGGCCAAAGAAGGTGATCGTATTGAAGCGGGTAAGCCCGTTATCGTAATAGAGTCGATGAAAATGGAATTCGCAGTAGATTCACCGGTTACTGGCACAATACGACAATTATTCTGCAAACAGGGAGGATACGTATCTGCCGGACAGGCGCTTTTCGTCATTCAGGAAGAAAAATGA
- a CDS encoding urea amidolyase associated protein UAAP2, with protein sequence MNTSYLHTSPFNPEHAVIDEVCAAGEPWVKQVKQGQTFRIVDLEGNQAVDTLFYNAHNPEERYSAADTINRQNKLYLSTGSRLYSNLGNIMLSITADTCGQHDTLGGACSAESNTVRYAPEKFPMHSCRDNFLHALAHDPLCRELGISKRDLPSNINFFMNVPVTEAGGLEFADGVSAPGKYVEMHAEMDVIVLISNCPQLNNPCNAYNPTPIRLLIWD encoded by the coding sequence ATGAATACTTCTTATTTGCATACCAGCCCATTCAATCCCGAACATGCCGTAATTGATGAAGTTTGCGCGGCCGGAGAACCCTGGGTCAAACAAGTCAAACAGGGACAAACTTTTCGCATTGTCGATCTGGAAGGCAACCAGGCAGTCGATACCTTGTTCTACAACGCTCATAACCCAGAAGAACGTTATAGCGCTGCTGACACTATTAACCGGCAAAACAAGCTGTACCTCTCGACCGGCAGCAGACTTTATTCCAATCTTGGCAATATTATGCTCAGCATCACTGCGGATACTTGCGGACAACATGATACGCTGGGTGGTGCCTGCTCGGCTGAAAGCAACACCGTGCGCTATGCGCCGGAAAAATTTCCAATGCACAGTTGCCGCGACAATTTTCTGCACGCGCTGGCGCATGATCCACTTTGCCGGGAATTAGGCATAAGCAAGCGCGATTTGCCCAGCAACATCAATTTTTTCATGAATGTTCCGGTTACGGAGGCCGGCGGCCTGGAGTTTGCCGATGGTGTTTCTGCGCCAGGAAAATATGTCGAAATGCATGCGGAAATGGACGTCATCGTATTGATTTCCAACTGTCCTCAGCTCAACAATCCATGCAATGCGTATAATCCAACGCCGATCCGGCTGTTAATTTGGGACTAA
- a CDS encoding urea amidolyase associated protein UAAP1, translating into MNHQPQIIWKQIVPGGCHWSGIIRRGTTLRLTDVDGGANAAVLFFNQEEKLERYNMADTLKSQHTFRLTKGHACHSDMGRIFCCITADTTGWNDTVCGLSDTDMIQKKYGTARFQEHRNQMFRSGLDGLLIELGKWGLGIRDIVANINFFSKVTTDTSGELAYQSGHSKSGDYVDLSFVMNTLMVLSTAPHPLDSKKPYQPGMVNLELFNTPPEAIKECLHISENIRALHNAQNFYCEGVK; encoded by the coding sequence ATGAATCATCAACCACAAATCATCTGGAAGCAAATCGTACCCGGCGGATGTCATTGGTCGGGCATTATCCGCCGCGGGACTACGTTGCGTTTAACCGATGTCGACGGAGGTGCGAATGCAGCGGTATTGTTTTTTAACCAGGAAGAAAAGCTTGAACGCTACAACATGGCGGATACCTTGAAATCACAACATACCTTTCGTTTAACCAAGGGACATGCCTGCCATTCCGACATGGGGCGAATTTTCTGTTGCATCACGGCAGACACCACCGGCTGGAACGATACCGTATGCGGCTTGAGCGATACTGATATGATTCAGAAGAAATATGGTACCGCGCGTTTCCAGGAGCATCGCAATCAAATGTTTCGCAGCGGCCTGGATGGTCTCCTGATCGAACTGGGTAAGTGGGGATTGGGCATACGCGATATCGTAGCCAACATCAATTTTTTCAGTAAAGTCACAACAGATACTTCAGGCGAACTGGCATATCAGAGTGGCCATAGCAAGTCAGGGGATTACGTCGATTTAAGCTTTGTAATGAATACGCTTATGGTGCTGTCCACAGCACCACATCCGTTGGACTCCAAAAAACCCTATCAACCTGGCATGGTTAACTTGGAATTGTTTAATACACCCCCGGAGGCCATCAAGGAATGCCTGCATATCAGTGAAAATATCCGTGCATTACATAATGCGCAAAACTTTTATTGTGAGGGTGTGAAATGA
- a CDS encoding APC family permease encodes MFKTSKSAKELTKPVTHTMRPSMNIWNSFTLGFAVVSPIVGLYAIIGVQTTVTGGGWFAALVICLLMQLLVATVYAELSSQFPIAGGAYKWARQLYGITAGHYAGVIYVSSTIAMLTTTAYAGGIWFAGFFGSEGESGSEKVLWAIIFLALCTLLNLVHVNIFKLVIKLGVYAEVVGSLGIAILLFLFFRQHSFVELFQHLGTGTAPSSIAAFLAALAIAGWAFIGFDACSTTAEETHQPEHAVPRAIFFSLCTVGTVVIFNSASLVLAFDHDVLTHSSVTADPITPLIASHFGAWIEKPFLAIVMIAFLACGASVVKYTSRIVFSMAREGNLPGILNRVTPASTPRNAILFTVLLASCGLIFGLNDDAVATIIAFGTGGLYAMFAFTTGVALFARLTGRWNPDLGQLKLGKWGLVINSLAFAWALFELINIAWPRPYAIAADAPWWQLWATPLVLGSILSVTTIYLFFGKLLRSRS; translated from the coding sequence ATGTTCAAAACTTCAAAATCAGCCAAGGAGTTAACAAAGCCGGTGACGCATACAATGCGTCCCAGCATGAATATCTGGAACAGCTTTACGCTGGGCTTTGCAGTGGTATCGCCAATCGTTGGTCTCTATGCGATCATAGGTGTGCAGACCACTGTGACGGGTGGGGGCTGGTTTGCTGCGCTAGTGATTTGTTTGTTAATGCAATTGTTGGTGGCGACCGTGTATGCGGAATTGTCGTCGCAATTTCCGATTGCCGGTGGCGCGTACAAATGGGCGAGACAGCTTTATGGCATCACGGCCGGTCATTATGCCGGGGTCATTTACGTCAGTTCCACCATTGCCATGCTGACCACCACAGCCTATGCCGGGGGCATTTGGTTTGCCGGTTTTTTTGGATCGGAAGGTGAAAGCGGTAGCGAAAAAGTTTTATGGGCCATAATTTTTCTGGCTCTGTGCACTCTGCTGAATCTGGTACATGTCAATATTTTCAAGCTCGTTATCAAGCTCGGGGTTTATGCTGAGGTAGTCGGATCACTGGGTATCGCGATCCTGTTATTCCTGTTTTTCCGTCAACATTCTTTTGTGGAATTGTTTCAGCATTTAGGTACCGGCACAGCACCCAGCAGCATCGCTGCTTTTCTCGCAGCACTTGCGATTGCCGGCTGGGCATTCATCGGTTTTGATGCCTGTTCGACTACCGCAGAAGAAACACATCAGCCGGAACACGCGGTGCCGCGGGCGATATTTTTTTCGCTCTGTACAGTCGGGACCGTGGTGATTTTCAACTCGGCCTCATTGGTATTGGCTTTTGACCATGATGTTTTGACTCATAGCAGCGTGACCGCCGATCCGATTACACCGTTAATCGCCAGTCATTTCGGAGCCTGGATTGAGAAGCCGTTTCTGGCGATTGTCATGATCGCATTTCTTGCCTGTGGCGCATCGGTAGTCAAATACACTTCACGCATTGTTTTTTCAATGGCGCGTGAAGGCAATTTACCCGGCATACTCAATAGAGTCACACCAGCCAGCACACCACGCAATGCCATTCTCTTTACTGTTCTGCTGGCAAGTTGCGGATTAATATTTGGCCTTAACGACGATGCCGTAGCGACCATCATCGCATTTGGCACAGGCGGTCTTTATGCCATGTTTGCATTCACTACCGGAGTCGCGCTGTTTGCCAGATTGACCGGCCGCTGGAATCCGGATTTGGGACAATTAAAGCTGGGAAAATGGGGATTGGTCATTAACAGTCTGGCATTTGCCTGGGCATTATTCGAACTGATCAATATCGCCTGGCCGCGCCCTTATGCCATTGCAGCCGATGCCCCATGGTGGCAGTTATGGGCCACGCCCCTGGTACTGGGCAGCATTCTGAGCGTTACTACAATCTATCTGTTTTTCGGTAAGTTATTGAGGAGCCGGTCATGA